ttcaatcagcctgccacgcatgttttttggaatgtgggaggaaaccggagcacccggagaaaacccacgcaggcccggggagaacatgcaaactccacacagggaggccggagctggaatccaacccggtacctctgcactgtgaagccgacgtgctaaccactggactaccgggctgccttgTTGAAATCGATACCTCCCATTATGAACTAGGTTACGCCAGAATTTTGCTGCCAACTTTTGGATTGGACTACTCTCTACTATTATATGCAACTCATGACTGACCGTGACGGGCTCTCAGTGAGCTGCACGGACGTCACTACCAAAGGCGTGTTTAAAGTCATCCTCCGATAGCCCACTTTTATTTCGGTCTAAGAGCAGACATGAGATGCAGACATGCAGAAGCAATACGAATGCGCGGGCAATGATTTACCTGGGGTGAGACAGGCGTGACGGTCGCTTGAACTTCGGAACCGTTTGTGTGAGACTCTGTCTTGGAGTCGGCCCTCTTTAACTTCTGGGCCAAAGACACAGCACTGGGCTCTCTTTTCGCCACCGGGGGCTGTGAAAAACAGAACGGGTTCTGATCAAAAGACATGTTGCGCACATTAGCTTCAGTCATGTGTTTGGTTATCCAATGCGGGTTGTTTGCTTGCaacaaaatggaaatggaacGGGAAGGGATCCTTaggaaagacaaaaacaaaaagaaataaagtgaaTTAAAACTCATGAACGACGACGTATGAATAAGTCAACCTGCTGCATGGGAGTCGAACAGAAAACGACAAGAAAGCAGGGTAGCCGGTCGAGCGGGATGAATCCACGAGGTGATGCTGATGAAGATGGCAAACAGTCATCCATCTACCTCGCAATACAGTCCCTCCTCTGGAAGTTCCTCCTCTATGGGCCATTTGTCCACTTGGCCCATAAGACGCGCAGAGTAGAACCTTGACGTTTCCTCAAAGTCCTCCCGGCCCACCTCGGGCTGTCGCTCCTTCTCTCCCGGGTAGGAGCCGCCTTTGGTGACAATGTCCTCCATGCAGGAGTGGAGGTCTGTTATGACAGTGAAGTCGACTTCAGCCTCAAGGCTGGATGTGGAGCTGACCGTCATACTGGAGCACTTGCGCTCAATGCCAAGATGGCTCTCCCTCATGCAGGCCAGCGTGTCCTGTTCTTGCTCCTCCTCTGGGACCGCAATGGTCTGCGGCCTCCTGTCACCGAGCTCCTTCTGGAGGGGTACAGATACAGAGTCGCCGCTCTCAGATCGCAGACTCTTAACTGCAGACTGATGATGGCCATGGCATGGAATGGGCTTCGACTCATGCTTGGCTCCGACACCGCGGACACGTGAATGTGGTTTGAAAAGAAAGCCCCGAAATGCGCAATCGCCGTAAAAACCTATTTTGGGGAAAATCCGGAGAAACCGTATCGGCCAGTGTAAGTATCAGAGCCtggagcaggggtccccaaaccttttcctgtgagggccacataacttttcccttctctgatgggggtggggggttgggggggcggtgtcagtttgtaacatcaacgatcgtaggggagcttaaaaaattgattgtttcccagaaagccacacaaaaccaaatacccctttccaggttctttacagaaaaaaaagtcaggaaacaaataataacactattgatgaaataaataacaactaaataaccctctctgagttcttcacagaaaaaaacaggaaataaataataactaaataactctctctctttatagccccttgaaatctgcaaaaaaagagctctgccatctacgagaacgccacctatcttgtcttgtttatgtctgctaccgtcttgttcacgtgttctactaattgatctgagaacacaactaaaacactgaaacattctatggtgtgtaaataactttgtgaccttgatttcaaccctatttgcgtcatgggtcattttgccccgaagaccacctttgtacttttttttgtacagcttccatggaaatgtgaataaaaacatttcaatttttctgcagttggggacaatctaggaaaagtcataaaatgtcaagttatttaggggggttttggggcgtttttaaacacagtgacgggtcattttgacccgaggacaacaggagggttagagggccggttCAAATGTGCCCGcaggccggatacggcccgcgggccgtagtttggtgacccctcGTCTGGAGGAACTATTTTTTGTAGCTCGACGAACACCGACTCTAAGCTGCTGAGTGTTTGAGCTGTAGCCAGGCGCGGTAATAGTCTTCGCTTTAAAATAATCATCACTTTGCGATGAGCACAGCAAatacgaaaaaaaacatttctaactAAAAAGTCagacagcccaaaaaaaaaggaaagaagtaAAACGAAGCTTTTATGTGAAGCATCAAAGGAAACCTTGCGCATTGATCACACTAATAGCCAAATACCACACGGCTTATTTTGAATGCGCGCCTCCCACGGAAGCGGCTTCCTCGGCGAcaagtcgggttttttttgtttttttttagccttacAGAAGGAGTCTGCTGTACTTCCATGGAAATTGTGTAAGCGAAGGGATGAAGATGAGGGGCGGAACACGTGAAAACAACTTTGAATACAAACGAATAACCTTGGCATCAATGAATGGCTCATCATAAACAAAGGGAGCAGAGATGGGCTCCTGCAGGTGGAAGCAGAAGAAATGGCACATTAGGACAAGGTGAAGTGGAAACaggcccccgaaaaaaaaaacccagcaagaGATGAACGCGGCACAAACATAACTGGCTCGGCTACAAATATACCGTACTTGAAATGTGCATATCGTGATGACGGCAAGGTGCATGAGCTTGAAAACTCACATTCATCGCAGTGTGTATTCACCtctccagtttaaaaaaaaacaacaaaaacaacaaagaaaaaagtaaaaacaaaaacaatgcaaactgatttgacagaccaaaaaaataataaaattaagaaAACAATCCGTTTTCAAGACAGATAACCTCAGGAATGGCTTTGCATGTACTGGCAACAGACAATTTCATCTTGCCATCTTTCTTTTTGGGCTGATTCAGAGGGCGCGTTTTGCATGTGGGCACTGCCCTCGCCACCATGGTAGCATGTCGGGGGAATCTCCTCCAGCCATCACAAACTGTCTCCCAAGCCAACTTTTAGCGCTAGGTGAGCCTAGTACACCCTGAgaagttgaggggggggggggggggggggggggcgcaggagGGCAGCAACCCAGAAGCAGGGCCGCCGCTGTTCCTTTGCATAAGGGGGAACAGTTGGCGTGAATAACGCGCACGCTGCAGACTACTTCCTGCGGAACTATTCGCCACAGACCTTGACATCCACACGACTCAAGTCAGGTGCCTTGACGGCATCCATCTGCTGACTTGTCAGACCCAATTGCGTTATTTGTGGTACGCGGGGCTGGTCCTGGGCCCATGTCGACCTTCTGGTTCTGGGTCCAGGTCGGGAAGGGAGATCCCGCATCCCTTGTCTCGCCAGGAGAATGCAAAGTCGTTTTGCGATGGACCGGTctgcatttcatttttccaCTTTGATTTGAACTACGATACTCAATATAGCCTTCTACCGGGGAAGGACTTTTGTTTACATTGTTGGCACTGTTctcgctaaaaaaaaattaaataaaatgtatggaaATAACGCACTTGTACTACACATGTGACAAACTAAAGGCCCAGGGGCCCGATCTGGCCCGccgtatcattttatgtggcccacgaaggCAAATGATGTGTGTcaacttcatgttttttttgctcatacACTACTActgcaagggcggcccggtagtccagtggttagcacgtcggcttcacagtgcagaggtaccgggttcgattccagctccggcctccctgtgtggagtttgcatgttctccccgggcctgcgtgggttttctccgggtgctccggtttcctcccacattccaaaagtatgcatggcaggctgattgaacactctaaattgtccctaggtgtgagtgtgagcgtggatggttgttcgtctatgtgtgccctgcgattggctggcaaccgattcagggtgtcccccgcctactgcccggagacggctgggatgggctccagcaccccccgcgaccctagtgaggatcaagcggtacggtaagatgaatgaatgaatgaactactaCTGCAAATTCTTGTTGCGCATACAGGGAGGAGATGCCTTCGTCTTATgcaaactagaaaaaaaaatacatgcaggTGTACTTGTAATAAAGGACGGACAAGACAGTCATGCAAAATGTGTAACGAGCACATTCCAGCAGAGCACATGAAGCGAATTCTACAATGAGAAAAAAGGGACTGAACATCAAAATGACCGAGCGCTCGATCGGGTCGACGTGTTGACAAGCGggctgcatttttattttcttgattcTGATTTGATCAATGCTTTGTCGTGAGCTTGTTTGCAAACGGTGGGAGCCAATGCAACACGTTCCCTTGCCTGTTTAATCCAATGTGGGATAAAGGGTGGACCCAGATGAAAAAACGGCGTCAGGTACGCTTGTCTTCACTTTTTCACGACGATGCCAAATGCGCGCACGCTTCTGATGATGCAGTTGAATGAAAGCACCAAGCGGGAATTGCAAGAGAGGCGTGCGTCTGTCTGGCGGCTCAGTGCCGACCAACAGAGGAACCTGTGCGCTATCATCTTGTTATCCAGGTCAGGTTCGAGAGAATGACAGATTAACGCTTCACGAAAAAAATCCAagatttgtttgggtttttaatTTTCCCAAATCCTCTCGATCTATTTCAATGTCGTACTTTCTTTAAACTGTGCCAAAACACTGCAATCATCTGTAATTTAGGAAGATTGCTCTTGGTGAATAGTAACTTCGTTTGACCTCTCTTAGGTACATTTCAGCTTGACAAGGCAGTGGAAACTGGGAAAAGGgagtcggggggcgggggggagctaTCAGAACAATAGAATATGAGCTTGAATTTTCtgctacagtggaacctctaaagcTGAACGGCTGCAAGGTTGAACACGTATTGAAAATTTTTATtccgtcaagtggttgcaccaAATAAAATCACCTGGATCCAggtgcattatttttttaaggacatGCATAGTCTACTCCTAAAATCATgggatacaatttttttttttaaggagacaTCTACTTTAAACatgcatctggatccagatgattttattttgtgcaaccacttgacacaGAAGTCGATTTAAAACACACCTTTTGTCAGTGCACTGCAATTTGactgattgttaaaaaaaaaagtgggtaaAAGTGCACCAAAAAAATTTGTAAAAAGCAGGAGGACAAATTGTCATCACGCGTAACGTCACGTCAGATCTCCAAAAATCCTCAAAGACTCAACGAGCACCCAGAGGATCAAGCCCCTCGCTAGAACGGctgctttttctctttttgtcttttttttttagatgcaaCCACAGAGCAAGCGATGGCAACAAGGATGACAGGACGTCAACTACAGCAGACAAAACGACACGACGGAGaaggaggttccactgtagttTCTTTGAGTTGAGGatggaggaaataaaaaaacaacctcgTAGTCATTTGCATTTGCCACAATTCACAGGCGGGCGTGACGGCTTTGACGGGGCGGCGTGCGGTGAATGAAATGCGGCACTCGCACGCCATCCAGATGAAGGAAGCGTCATCTCGACGGGCCTTCACATTGAGTGACGATGGATAAAATGTCTTTTGCGTTGTGAGGCGCCGAAAatggaagaagaaaataaaatgccgTGCATGTTTGAAGAAGCTCATGCGATGTTTTACTTCCATCGACCGAGAAGCCGAGCACAGTTACCGAGTGTCTCTTCTTGACCGCTTCCTGGCTCGTCTCTCTGACGGCATTCCTGCTGTTCCGCAGGATCAGTCCCGATTCCCGGGCCTTCTTGCTTTTTACCGGCGGGGCTGGAGGAATCGTTTTCGAAAGAGGTGCGTTCTTTGACGCAAACATGGGACTTTCGGAGAACCCCGGGCAGGGATGAGGACTGTCGTCGGGATGCTCCAGTTTGGCGATTTTCTCCAAATCGGCTTCGAATGCCGGATGGAGGCTGGAGACCTCAGTCCAAGTGAGATCTGAGGACCCCTCCGGAGAACCCACCGACCAGCGGTATTCTCTTCGCAAGACGCGTGTTTGTTCATCTTGTCCTGCCCTGTCCCTGTCCCTGTGACTGTCCTCCTGACACGCGATGCTCTTGGAGCGCTCCGGCTTTAGGGGGACGATCCTGGTGATTTCGGACTGATGGCCGCCTGACAGTCGGTGGAGCGCGGCCCTCGGACGTCGCTCTCCAATGAGACTCTCGGTCTCCTCTCCTCCAGAGCTACTAATCTTCCTCTCGTGCGTCCTGACCTGTCGCAGTTTTACCTCTGCTAACTCTTTATTGTCAATAAAGCCCTTTGCTCTGACTTTCGCGAGACCCTCCCCCTTTCCGCTGCCGAATGAACTTTCGTGGTCTAGCTTGCCGGGTCCGTTTATTTCGGACGGCCCGACCCGGTTCGAGCTTCGTTTGGAAGCGTCCTGGCTTTGTCCTGCCACTCTGTCCTCCGGTACGCCGACGTCTTCATCGACTCCGAAAGGCCGATTCGTTTCTGGCCCTTTGCCACCTTTGGGCAACGCCGGCGCTGCTGATTGCCGGTGAGTTTCTGTTTCTGAATTTTTGTCTGAATTGCTGTCCAAGTCAAAGTCCTCATTTTCTTTTCCAGAGGAATCGCTCGCGCCTTCCTCGTGGATGAGCTCTGGAGGCATTCGCAGGTTTAAGCTCTGAGGTGGCCTCTTTGGTCTCTGCGCcaaagttgtttgttccttcttCTGATGCGAGCCCAGGGCCAAACTGGCGCTCGAGGCTTCAGACTGTTTGCCGAGAGATTTCTCTTGACAGCGGTCTGCGTTCGCCGATAGCTGAATCTGAAAACGACCTTTGTTAGTGGGTCCACAGCATCCAGCTGCCGGAAATTCATCAATGCGgcctttcatttcttttctgtcAGACTCTGTTACTTCGATATGCATCATCTTGGCAACGGTGATCTCTTTTTCCTGCTTGTTTTTGTCCAAAGGGGAATCAGATGTGAGAGATGTGTCATTATCTTGCACTTCCCAGTCATGGTCTTGATGATAACTTTCTTGGGGTTCTATCAATACCCAATCCTCAGAGCCCTACGTTGGTATAGATGAAACAAAGTTAGTCAAGCCAAATagcgctacaaaaaaaaaagacaatctccATGAATGATGGCAGTTTTGGTCAACATGTTTCTGGATTCATGGAATTGATTGCACCAAACGACAAATGGTATGAAGGGTGTAACGTGGTCACGCAaagcaaaatggagaaacattcaACCTCAGGTGAAGTGGTGAGAGTCTTCTGGGTGAAGCCCTCAACAGAGTGGCTGCTAACGGGGTCTTTCCCCACCGCTCGCGCCCCCAACTGGCCGGTACGAGAAATGTCAGTCAAAAGGGAAGAAAGAACAGCCATTAGTGCTGCGACTGAGAGAAAAGAAACCTGGCTCTTGAAACGGAAACGTATCGTGAGAACATTAGGCAAGTGAAATCCAAAACGTCTTTGATAGACAGATCCTTTCTTTGACAACTTCCAAAGCGATGGCCCAAAACGACTCTCAGACATGAAAGTCCCAACAAAAATATGGCCCCAAGACTTGATCCGTTCGACTCGCTCAAATGGAACATTACCCGTCTTTCTCTAAAGCAAAATAACAAGACGGAATATAGATGACATTTtccgctccaaaaaaaaatgttcctacGAGCATTATCAATTGTCTGCCTGCAAGCTGCGATTTGATTTTCTGCCGCCCAACCACTGAGGAAAAAGGCCTCATGATACAGTGTATTGTTTCATTGTCGTCGACTTtggatttggttttgtttaatCCTCAAATGACACCTAAAAGAAAAGACGATACTTGGCTGAATAAACGGAACCAGAAAACCTTTACGGCGACCAAAATGAATCGCTTGGATAATCGAtacttataaaaaaatatatattccatAGTGAGAGGCCTAGAGTGTATACGACACACTTGAGACTGTTGCTTCGGCATCAACATGAATCATTTGGTGATGACAGAGACAGTACGGGCGGTGAGGACGCTGAGCTCCTCGCATTCGACTACTTCCGAGTTCCTGTAAGGCGCAACTGAGATCAACACGGACCTGCAAATTACCGTGCTTCCATAAGAATGCACAATAGACAAAACGGCTCACTTCTTAATCAATACAGTAGTGTGAAAAGTTTGGAAAACGGTGAGCCCCCTTTAAGTCGACAGTACTGGTCAGCGTATCTTGGCACGGAAGAAGCTAGTTAGGACAAATCGGTGAACACAACCTTGAATGATTCCAAGACAACGAGAGAGACGACAAAGCTGAAAAGGCAGTTTCTGCCGGGACAGTGACTGGAATATGAATACTCTTtggaatggacaaaaaaaatcactcaagtTGCAAAAGACAGTGTCGTTCCGGACATTCCAAATGTTCTTCAccacgtgcccccccccaccccccgcccccaaagcgCCAACTCACAGCTTTTTTCTCCGGCGTGCTGGGTGGCGATGATGCTGACAGACGCTTCTCACGGCTCATCAGCTTGCTGTTGGGTTCCTTCAGGGCTCTCTTCAGCTCGTTGATGCTGGCCTGATGCTTCAGCAGCACATCCTGCGACTTATCCAGAAACTGGAGGCGAAACACCCCAAGaagaagagagaagagagaCGGGCAGACATTACTAAGAAGGCCGTCATCAACTCATCGCGTGAAATGATTACAACTTGACCAAAATAAACGGTGCATGAAATATTCACTTGGTTGTGTCATTTCACACTTGCTGAATGGCCAGGAAGTCGCAACTTCATAAAATGGTTCAAATGATCATCATTCAAACGTCACATCCATCCGTCCTCTAATCCGCTTGAAGaactttttcatttgttttcatccatGGCTACTTACTCTCCACCGAGATttggtttttgttgtcatgatgTGTGTTCAGTGATTATCCCTCCATAAACCGATTTCCACTAAACTACGGGGGGTAGGACACGGGCCGAGAAAGATTAAAACTTAAAACGTGGTAGAAGatcctacttttttttgggtcatttttctCACTGCCTCACTCATCATCAATGGTTCGTTTGCAGTTCTTTCCAATCGGTTTGCCGTTGTTCAATCCGGCTTCTTTCATCCGAGGCAGCTGGCGAAAGTAAAACCCCTCCTATGAAACAGTCATTCATGCCTTGGTCGCAGCCCGGCTGGAtgactggaatgcacttgactttggattCAGActatcctccatgaagcgtctccagttggtccagaatactgccgctcgcctcttgactgacaCTCCTTCACGttttaccattttttaaaaaatgttatcaaatgtttttcaaatcgtgaaatggcctggccccaccttacctctctgagatcCTCCAACACCCGCtgggtgcctcaggtctgcggaccagactcCCACTGAGCATTCGGCAAGccgcctcgctgcccatctttcaaaTTCGTCTTTaaactcattttcattctttggcttttgactcagcatgactcaaacTCGACTTTAGTTGGACTGTTTTTTGTGcattctactgtctttgttattcatttattgttggaaatatgatatttgctctatgtacagaactttgtagACAGCGGCGGTTGTTTTCAAGGGCTCTAGAAATAGAGTTGAGAGGTTTGTGTTGTAAATCACACAATTTAAACAACCgtgctttttttattattattatttttttagcattcAGTCGAAGTCATTTAATCAAACGACGACCACTTTGAAGCGCCTGATGATATGGTCAGAAGGTAGGTCGGTTGGACTCATTTTAGTGTGTGGCAAACTTCGGATGACCACCAAGCCCGCCaataataacgaacacaaagcGTGATGGAAGAGTCTCGGTGTTAGTGAGGGAGATGCTAGAGTAGCTCCCTCACATCATCGGCTCGTGACAGATCGTGAAAGAGGATGCGCATGCAAAACCGGATGATGGGGCTGAAGGAGAGCAGCACGCACACGTAAAAAGCCAAAAGGGAAAAAGTTGAAGAAGTGAACCTGTACATCCTGTTTGTGCTGCGGGGTGGCGTCCTCCTCCAACTGCTGATTTGGAGAAGGGGACAATGTACAAGCAAGGTAGACAGAGAGTGGACAGAGGTCACGAGGGCACGGCCAGGGAAGGCGGCGTAAAcagcagacagacagaaaggGAAGCTCAATGAAGCCACTCGTCACGTTTTCATTTAACATCCATGCTAGCTGACGTGTCAATACATCGACGATATGCTACTTTCTAAAAAGCTCAAATGAGAGCGAAATATCGGCACGAGAGGAGCAACCCCGGAGCTTAGACTTCGGATTCAAATTTGCTTCTTCCACTAGCCCTCCAATGTGGAGTTAGCACCTTCTCCCTGTGCatttttaccccccacccccttcctcaTGATACTCGAGCTCCCTCCTATCTTCCCAAACTTTTCTCGTTAGGTTCCTTCACGACTTGaaattgtccattggtgtgaaGGTGACAgaaaatggttgtttggtttATACTGaaggtgccctgtgattggcttgaGACCATTCCGGGGTTGTACCTGGCCTCTCGCCACCAAACAAGCCACTGAGGACAAGTGCTCAAAGGAAATGGATGAGTTTGGAGCCGTAAATCGAGGCCGAACTGTTCGAAGGGTTCCAAGCAGACGGACAAGAGACTCAATGGACAGGTGATGTACCTCCTGTTTACTGTCAACCGGTGACCCGGCCTCCTCCTTTCGGTCAGCGAGTGGGAGCAAGAAAGCCAGGAACAAGAAACAAGTCACGTGTTTGAATGTTTCACCAACATGATCAGAAAGTCAAGTAAGAAGTCAAAGGAACGGATCGGGCAAAGCCAACGAGACGTTGGCTTGCCGTTCATGCGGTGGTCATTGAGCAAAAAGGAATTCTGACCCACCctgatttctttcttcttgCTTGGCGTGACGTTTCCGTCCTGGTCGTCGTCTCTTTCCGTGTCCTCCTGGTCCGGATCGTCCTCGTCCTGTTCCAAACTGGGCTCCGGCTCAGTTTCCTGCTCGTCCACAGAGGGGCTGCGGAGAACACGCTGCTCCATGACGGCGCGACGGAAGAGGCCGTCGTGATTCTCGCACGTGGTCGACACCGGCCGGGAGAACTCTGCTGGTAAGGAGAGCTGAATTACCCCCAACGAGATCCTGAACCTTGCACGCGAACCTCAATGAGATGACCCTCTTACCTCCATCCAAACTTCTGGAGAGCAAGAGCCTCTTGCTAGTGGACCGCTCAAAGTGAGGGGCGGGTCGGTCTATGAGAGCGCTGGCCTGTCTGCTTTGAGCCTGTGTTCTTCCACTGTACCGAAACTTTGAGCCCATCACCAGGAAGCCCTTGGGGGGAGGCTCCGGAGAAACCAACCTGTGAAAGCAGAAACCCCATTCGGATTATCTCCAGCACATCTACTTTCAAACGGGCGGCAGGACAGCAAGGCGTTCTTCCAGAGAAGATTTCAAAAGACGGCGGGAGGTTAGGGTCCGTTCCCACGGGGCTCTTCcggcttagatttgttcttgattttactgcttggtgctttctaccgccttgattaccgattcgtcttactgtttattgtgtatgttaaatcgctccgtgtacagcactttgtatgcagcgatggctgtttgaaagtgctcgagaaatactcttgacttgacttattcttttcatgtcgtCTTTGGAGCAGCCAACGAGCAGCAAGTAAAAAGATTCATCATGATCCAGACAGCTTTCCGTCATCTCATTCTCAAATTCCGCGCGATGGAACTTGTCGGGCCTGTCAAGCGACGACCGCCTTGACCGTCGACGGCTAAGGGTTAAAGGACACCGAAGGAGACAGCTTCACAAATTGGATTCTTACCGGAAGAAGGTGTGATGCTCAATGCAGACTTTCCACAACCTTTTGGCGGCTCTGTGGTTCGGAAGTTTAAAGCCAATCGTGCTCTCAAACTGCTCGTACTGCAGAAAGGGAACAAAAAGGGTGAGCGGGACTTGAGCTGCTTCTTCTTCGAACAATTTCACTGACACCGAAATCAGTCGAAATCGTTGCGGTGACATTCAAAAAAGCTGCCCGTCAATGCAATTATAATCCAGTGCCTTCTGCTACATCCAGCCAAAACAAAAGTATGAAGAACATCACATGTTTAGGAGTCGGCAGGAGagcttttcatgttttcatggCTGCAGCTGCAGCGGCTCACTTGAAGGGACTCTTTCTTTCTTGCTGTCTGGGGCTGTCACTTGACTGGGCCCGGAGCATACAAACTAAGATTGTGATTTTCAGGATGGAGGAGATGGTGTGAAGGCCACAATGTAGACCAGGCAAAGGCGCGATTCGCCACgtacattttgttttacaatGGCATTTTCCCAAATGACCGTCTGAGGCGAATTACAGCGACTGTACATACATCAATATCGGTCCAGTATTCTTCGATACTGCTATGATGACGTTGCAAGCCCGACTAATTCATCTCGCCGAGGTTGCGTACCTCTCCGGGCCTGATCTTAATATAAAAGTTGCTCCTCTTATAGGAGATCTTAAGGATCTTTGGCCAAGCGAATCGGTTGATCCTCAACCTGTCGCGGTACACTAGGAGGCCGTTGGCGCAGACCCCCAACATGATGTCGATCCCCTCGGAATCCTGCGGAGCAAACAAGACGGCAATGGGTGGAAAGCGTCCGGCAACGTCGGGCTTTATAAATTCATGCGGCCAACCTTGGCGTTGTGCAGGTCCACCCCGTACATGGACAGTTTCTTTGCATTCTCCAAAAAGTTAATTTCGGCTTCCGCTGGAGTCATACCCCTGCGggtaggaaaaaaataaaatcctgtgACCAACATCAATAGGGATCTTCGCAGTCTTCATTTGGAAAGCGCTTATCTCGCAGCTGCTCGGCATTTTAGTATTCAGTCCAAAATCTAGAGCAGCGTCTTGGAATGTGCCGGCATACAAATGACATAGTCGAACTAGAAACTCACATCgaggagaaataaaaaaaaattaaaaaaatctacttgAAAATGATTCTAGCCTGATGAACCGAAGTGAGATTTATC
The DNA window shown above is from Hippocampus zosterae strain Florida chromosome 9, ASM2543408v3, whole genome shotgun sequence and carries:
- the LOC127607592 gene encoding band 4.1-like protein 1 isoform X4; translated protein: MQEPILDGKMAKQEQNSKPLDEQRENDDTSEKTSSNKNLKSPQKGSKRHKTTQFKVGLLDMSDYKGEIEKHSKGQTLIDMVCEHLNLLEKDYFGLTFADTDTQKNWLDPSKEIKKQMRNAAWHFAFVVKFYPPDPSQLTEDITRYYLCLQLRDDMMSGRLPCSFVTHALLGSYTVQAELGDYDHDEHASDYVSDFRFAPNQTRELEERVMELHRNYKGMTPAEAEINFLENAKKLSMYGVDLHNAKDSEGIDIMLGVCANGLLVYRDRLRINRFAWPKILKISYKRSNFYIKIRPGEYEQFESTIGFKLPNHRAAKRLWKVCIEHHTFFRLVSPEPPPKGFLVMGSKFRYSGRTQAQSRQASALIDRPAPHFERSTSKRLLLSRSLDGAEFSRPVSTTCENHDGLFRRAVMEQRVLRSPSVDEQETEPEPSLEQDEDDPDQEDTERDDDQDGNVTPSKKKEIRFLDKSQDVLLKHQASINELKRALKEPNSKLMSREKRLSASSPPSTPEKKALGARAVGKDPVSSHSVEGFTQKTLTTSPEGSEDWVLIEPQESYHQDHDWEVQDNDTSLTSDSPLDKNKQEKEITVAKMMHIEVTESDRKEMKGRIDEFPAAGCCGPTNKGRFQIQLSANADRCQEKSLGKQSEASSASLALGSHQKKEQTTLAQRPKRPPQSLNLRMPPELIHEEGASDSSGKENEDFDLDSNSDKNSETETHRQSAAPALPKGGKGPETNRPFGVDEDVGVPEDRVAGQSQDASKRSSNRVGPSEINGPGKLDHESSFGSGKGEGLAKVRAKGFIDNKELAEVKLRQVRTHERKISSSGGEETESLIGERRPRAALHRLSGGHQSEITRIVPLKPERSKSIACQEDSHRDRDRAGQDEQTRVLRREYRWSVGSPEGSSDLTWTEVSSLHPAFEADLEKIAKLEHPDDSPHPCPGFSESPMFASKNAPLSKTIPPAPPVKSKKARESGLILRNSRNAVRETSQEAVKKRHSEPISAPFVYDEPFIDAKKELGDRRPQTIAVPEEEQEQDTLACMRESHLGIERKCSSMTVSSTSSLEAEVDFTVITDLHSCMEDIVTKGGSYPGEKERQPEVGREDFEETSRFYSARLMGQVDKWPIEEELPEEGLYCEPPVAKREPSAVSLAQKLKRADSKTESHTNGSEVQATVTPVSPQRFSFSRDTPASVKENGSPVKACTKDHESTGSPLFLAAESVTTATTTHVTKTVKGGYSETRIEKRIIITGDDDVDQHQALAMAIQEAKQQHPDMLVTKAVVIRETESPTEDPQQKS
- the LOC127607592 gene encoding band 4.1-like protein 1 isoform X3 codes for the protein MQEPILDGKMAKQEQNSKPLDEQRENDDTSEKTSSNKNLKSPQKGSKRHKTTQFKVGLLDMSDYKGEIEKHSKGQTLIDMVCEHLNLLEKDYFGLTFADTDTQKNWLDPSKEIKKQMRNAAWHFAFVVKFYPPDPSQLTEDITRYYLCLQLRDDMMSGRLPCSFVTHALLGSYTVQAELGDYDHDEHASDYVSDFRFAPNQTRELEERVMELHRNYKGMTPAEAEINFLENAKKLSMYGVDLHNAKDSEGIDIMLGVCANGLLVYRDRLRINRFAWPKILKISYKRSNFYIKIRPGEYEQFESTIGFKLPNHRAAKRLWKVCIEHHTFFRLVSPEPPPKGFLVMGSKFRYSGRTQAQSRQASALIDRPAPHFERSTSKRLLLSRSLDGAEFSRPVSTTCENHDGLFRRAVMEQRVLRSPSVDEQETEPEPSLEQDEDDPDQEDTERDDDQDGNVTPSKKKEIREEAGSPVDSKQEFLDKSQDVLLKHQASINELKRALKEPNSKLMSREKRLSASSPPSTPEKKALGARAVGKDPVSSHSVEGFTQKTLTTSPEGSEDWVLIEPQESYHQDHDWEVQDNDTSLTSDSPLDKNKQEKEITVAKMMHIEVTESDRKEMKGRIDEFPAAGCCGPTNKGRFQIQLSANADRCQEKSLGKQSEASSASLALGSHQKKEQTTLAQRPKRPPQSLNLRMPPELIHEEGASDSSGKENEDFDLDSNSDKNSETETHRQSAAPALPKGGKGPETNRPFGVDEDVGVPEDRVAGQSQDASKRSSNRVGPSEINGPGKLDHESSFGSGKGEGLAKVRAKGFIDNKELAEVKLRQVRTHERKISSSGGEETESLIGERRPRAALHRLSGGHQSEITRIVPLKPERSKSIACQEDSHRDRDRAGQDEQTRVLRREYRWSVGSPEGSSDLTWTEVSSLHPAFEADLEKIAKLEHPDDSPHPCPGFSESPMFASKNAPLSKTIPPAPPVKSKKARESGLILRNSRNAVRETSQEAVKKRHSEPISAPFVYDEPFIDAKKELGDRRPQTIAVPEEEQEQDTLACMRESHLGIERKCSSMTVSSTSSLEAEVDFTVITDLHSCMEDIVTKGGSYPGEKERQPEVGREDFEETSRFYSARLMGQVDKWPIEEELPEEGLYCEPPVAKREPSAVSLAQKLKRADSKTESHTNGSEVQATVTPVSPQRFSFSRDTPASVKENGSPVKACTKDHESTGSPLFLAAESVTTATTTHVTKTVKGGYSETRIEKRIIITGDDDVDQHQALAMAIQEAKQQHPDMLVTKAVVIRETESPTEDPQQKS